The following nucleotide sequence is from Aneurinibacillus soli.
TTTCTCGAAGTCGTCACGCTCGAGCATACGTGCCACGGTCGTCTTCGCCGCCAGTGTTACAACATCAGCGAATGTCAGCGGTGCCAGCCATGTGCTGTTATAATTCACTTCAATTTTATCAATATCAAGAATTTTGGCGAACTGTTCCACGTATGTCGCCGCGTTCACCTTCACTTCTTCTTCTGTCAGCGGCTTGCGCGTCTCAGACTTGCCAGTCGGGTCACCGATACGACCCGTAAAGTCGCCGATGAGAATCTGCACCGTATGCCCCATCTCCTGGAACTGGCGTAGCTTGTGCAGCACTACCGTATGCCCAACGTGAATATCTGGCGCAGACGGATCAAGACCAAGTTTTACTTTCAGCGGTGTCCCCGTTGCTACTGAACGCTCTACCTTTTTACGCATTTCCTCTTCTGGTACGATCTCCGCCACACCACGGCAGATAATAGCCATTTGACGGTCGACTTCCTGCTTCTGCTCGTCCGTCAGCACAATTTTTGTTGATTCTTCACTCATCATTTTTCCCTCGCAATCATAAGTTAGGTAGAAATAAAAAAAGCCCGCCCCCAAAAAGGGACGAGCTAGCTCGCGGTACCACCCTTACTTGAGGACAGGCCTGCCCTCCACTCATCTGATAACGGCCGCTGGTATGCGCCCGTCCGCCTGATCGGCGGAATCACTCCTGTACTGTATTTCACTGTCTGCAAGGACCGATTCGCAGCTTCCATCGGCTCTCTGATGCTCCTTGTACAGACCGCTACTGCGGTACATTCACGGTGATACATTAATATAATCGCAACTATTATTCTCATCATAACGAAAAATCATAACGAAAAGCAACCTTTATCCGTATAAAACGTCTTTATGATATAATGTTTCTGTTACATGTAAGGGGGAATTCCATGACTAAACAAAACGGTTCTACGAACACGCTCGAGGAACCGAATAAAAAGAAAAAAAGTGCCTGGAAAAACATTCTGCTTGTACTCCAGATCAGCACCATTCTCTTTTTTATGGGTGTTCTATTTGCCGGTGCAGCAGCAGCCGGTTATGTCGCATCTCTTGTTAAAGGCGATCCGGTTCGTAGTTACGATGAGATTTATCAAAAAATCTCAGCCAATAATTTAACCGGCTTCGCATATTTTGCGGATAAGACGCTAATCGGTCAGCTCATTACAGCCGAAGACAGGCGCCTCGTCTCACACACAGAAGTATCACCTCACCTTATTGATGCTATTATTTCTACAGAAGACAAATATTTTTATGAACACAAAGGCATTGTCCCGTCTGCGATTGCCCGAGCTGGTATCCAGCAAATGACCGGCGCCTCAGTCCAGACCGGGGGAAGTACGCTGACCCAACAGCTCGTTAAGCAAACCATTCTTTCGCCTGAGCAAACGATGCAGCGCAAATTTCGTGAGATGTTTCTTGCTCTGCGTGTGGAACGCATGTTTACAAAAGACCAAATTCTTGATGCCTATATCAATAAGATGTATTTCGGGAAAAATGCGAATGGTTCTAACGTATATGGCGTGCAAGCAGCAGCCAAGGGAATTTTCGGAGTTGATGCAAAAAACCTGAACATCCCGCAAGCCGCCTATCTGGCCGGTATGCTGCAAGCTCCTTCTTCGTACATCCCGTTTAAGAGCATCAAAAAGAATGGCCTTAAACTCGGCAAAGAACGTCAGAAGCTTGTATTGAGCCGCATGCTAGAAAACGGAAAAATTACAAAGCAAGAATACGATGAAGCCATTGCGTACGATATTGAGGCACACTTAGCTAAGCCGTCGCGCAAAGCATTTGAGAAATACCCATATTTGATGATGGAAATCGAACAACGGGCAGCTGAACTGCTCGTTAAACAGGACATCGCCAAAAATCCGGAGCTTAAAAAAGAATCGTACAACAAGCTTGTTGAGGAGAAGCGGATTGCAGTTCGCCAGGGCGGGTATCACATCTACACGACCATCAACAAAAATGTGTATGAAAAAATGCAGCAGATCGCAGCAAATCCGGTAAACTTCGGACCAGACCGACCAGCTATTGATGGCAAGCCAATGCCAGAGCAAGTCGGCAGCATTCTCATCAACAACAAGACTGGCGCAATTCTCGGTATGATGGAAGGTCGTAATTTTGAAACAGAAAAAACAAATCATGTAACGGCACTTCGTCAGCCAGGTTCTACAATCAAACCGCTTGGCGTATATGGACCGGCCATTGAAGAAGGCATCATATCACCAAGTTCAACGGTAGTGGACGAAGAAACCGTCTTCCCAGGCGGCTATACGCCAAAAAATGCGAATAACACGTTTAAAGGTCCTGTTACGGTACGCGATGCGCTGAAGTGGTCCCGCAACGTTCCTGCGGTTAAAGTTTATTTCGAAACTGGCGTTCGTAAGTCACTTGGCTACGTGAAAAAAATGGGCGTAACTTCGATTGTCGACAGTGATTATTACTTACCAAGTGCACTTGGTGGCTTGACGTACGGAATCTCCGTAGAAGAGATGACGAATGCGTATGCCACATTTGCGAACGAAGGACAATTCATCGATGCCTATTTAATCCAACGCATTGAAAATAGTGAACATGAAGTCGTATATGAACACAAAGCAAAACCTGTTCAGGTATTCTCACCACAGACATCATGGCTTGTAACCGATATGCTACGAGATGTTATCTCAAGCGGTACAGGTACACGCGTGCTCAGTTCAATCAATGGCCACGATGTAGCCGGTAAAACCGGAACAACACAGGATGAGCGTGATAAATGGTTTGTTGGCTATACGAAAGACGTATCCCTTGGCGTATGGGTTGGCTACGACAAAAAATATAAGCTGTATAAGAGCTCTTTTGAAGATGCTCAAAAAATCTGGGGGAAAGTCTTTAGTTCAGTACTCGACATCAATCCACAGCTCTCCCCTACTGAAAACGTGATGAGCAGGCCAAGCGGCACGTCAGACAAAGGAATCTATAATGCTGATCTCGCTGCCTCCCGCAATCCGGGTTCATACGGAAAAAAAGAAGAGCCGAAAAAAGCAGAGAACAAATCCAACACCGCGCCGAATGGCCAGGATAAAACCAATGTGGATGTCAAAACACCGGATGGTACAGATACTACCCAAAATGCAGATCAACAAAAAACGGACGGTTCTAACACCACTGAGAAAAATTCAGAAACACGTCCGAAGGATCCAGATAAACCGGTCACATCCAAACCAGGACACAAAAGCGACTCAAATGCTAAACCTGAAGCTAAGAAAACAGAGCACAAAAAAGAAACTACAAAAAATGAGCAATAACACAAAAAAAAGAGACCGGAATCCCGGCCTCTTTTTTTGTGTTTCCTATTCTTCTTTTCCTAATCTTCCATCGTAGACAAGTCACCTGTCGGCAAGCCAAGCTCCCATGCTTTCAGCACGCGGCGCATGATTTTTCCGGAACGTGTTTTTGGCAGCTTATCACGCACTTCGATCTCACGTGGAGCCGCGTGTGCAGCAAGGCCAATTTTTACGAATTGGCGAATCTCTGCCAACAGCTCTTCTGACTCTTCATAGCCATCACGCAGCGCAATAAACGCTTTGATAATCTCACCGCGTACCGGGTCTGGCTTACCGATTACACCGGCTTCCGCAACAGCCGGATGCTCGACGAGCTTGCTCTCCACTTCGAATGGGCCAACTCGCTCACCCGCTGTCATGATTACATCATCTACACGGCCCTGGAACCAGAAGTATCCGTCTTCATCCATATACGCCGAATCACCCGATACATACCAGCCTTCCAGTCGGAAGTACTCTTCATATTTAGCCGGATTGTTCCAGACGCGGCGCATCATAGACGGCCAGCCTGTCTTAATCGCCAGATTACCCATGCGGTTCGGCGGAAGTTCATTGCCTTCATCATCAACGATAGCCGCTACAATACCTGGGAATGGCTTGCCCATAGAACCTGGCTTCACATCCATTGTCGCATAATTGCAGATCAGTTGTCCGCCTGTCTCTGTCATCCACCATGTATCATGAATACGCTTGGCAAAAACTTTCATGCCCCAATATACGACTTCTGGATTGAGCGGCTCTCCTACGCTGAGCACGTGACGCAAACTTGCCAGATCAAACTGCTTCACCAGCTCATCGCCCGCTCCCATCAGCATGCGGAATGCAGTTGGCGCACTGTACCATACTGTAACTTTGTATTTCTCAATTGTAGAATACCAGTCCTGCGGGCTAAAACGACCGCCACGAACAACATTCGTTGCACCATTCAGCCACGGGCCAAAGATGCCATAGGATGTGCCTGTTACCCAGCCCGGGTCCGCTGTGCACCAGTATACATCCGAATCCTGAAGATCAAGCACCCACTTGGCCGTCTGATAGTGCTGAATCATCGCATTGTGTACATGCAGTATACCCTTCGGTTTGCCTGTAGAACCAGATGTATAGTGGAGAATGAGACCATCTTCTCGGTCTACCCACTCGATCTCGAAATCAGCAGAAGCCTGCTCCATTTCTTTCTCGTAGCTGATCTGACCTTCAGCGAGTTCGCCATCTTCTCCGAACAGAATAACGTGCTTAAGAGCTGGAAGCTCACTAACCGGAACGCGTGACAAAAGCGCCGGTGTGGTAATAATGGCCACCGCCCCGCTGTCTTCAAGACGATCGCGTACCGCACCCTCCATGAACGCTTCAAATAATGGGCCGACAATCGCACCTACTTTGATCGTACCAAGAACGCTTACATAAAGCTCCGGTGTACGCGGCATAAAAACAAATACACGATCACCTTTCTGAATGCCGTATTTTCGGAGAACATTACCGAACTTGTCAGAGAGCGCTTTCAATTCTTCAAATGTATATTGTTCATCACGTGATGCATCGCTGTAATAAAGAGCTGTTTTATTTTTGAGAGGGGTATCCACATGACGGTCGATTGCTTCATACGCCATGTTTACCTTATTTGTTGTGTGCCAGCTAAATTGCTTTTCAACATCTTCCCACGCAAAGTTCTTGTATGCTTCTTCATATGCTGGCATATTGTATCCTTCACCTGTAACCGGAAACACTTTCTTTTGGATCATCTCGTTCATCAAATCAAGCTCCTCTCCCTCAATAATACATTTTTATTCCTGTACGGACTGCATACTCCTTGTTATGAAAGCCTTTTCTTGTTTTAGATTATATC
It contains:
- a CDS encoding transglycosylase domain-containing protein translates to MTKQNGSTNTLEEPNKKKKSAWKNILLVLQISTILFFMGVLFAGAAAAGYVASLVKGDPVRSYDEIYQKISANNLTGFAYFADKTLIGQLITAEDRRLVSHTEVSPHLIDAIISTEDKYFYEHKGIVPSAIARAGIQQMTGASVQTGGSTLTQQLVKQTILSPEQTMQRKFREMFLALRVERMFTKDQILDAYINKMYFGKNANGSNVYGVQAAAKGIFGVDAKNLNIPQAAYLAGMLQAPSSYIPFKSIKKNGLKLGKERQKLVLSRMLENGKITKQEYDEAIAYDIEAHLAKPSRKAFEKYPYLMMEIEQRAAELLVKQDIAKNPELKKESYNKLVEEKRIAVRQGGYHIYTTINKNVYEKMQQIAANPVNFGPDRPAIDGKPMPEQVGSILINNKTGAILGMMEGRNFETEKTNHVTALRQPGSTIKPLGVYGPAIEEGIISPSSTVVDEETVFPGGYTPKNANNTFKGPVTVRDALKWSRNVPAVKVYFETGVRKSLGYVKKMGVTSIVDSDYYLPSALGGLTYGISVEEMTNAYATFANEGQFIDAYLIQRIENSEHEVVYEHKAKPVQVFSPQTSWLVTDMLRDVISSGTGTRVLSSINGHDVAGKTGTTQDERDKWFVGYTKDVSLGVWVGYDKKYKLYKSSFEDAQKIWGKVFSSVLDINPQLSPTENVMSRPSGTSDKGIYNADLAASRNPGSYGKKEEPKKAENKSNTAPNGQDKTNVDVKTPDGTDTTQNADQQKTDGSNTTEKNSETRPKDPDKPVTSKPGHKSDSNAKPEAKKTEHKKETTKNEQ
- the acsA gene encoding acetate--CoA ligase, translated to MPAYEEAYKNFAWEDVEKQFSWHTTNKVNMAYEAIDRHVDTPLKNKTALYYSDASRDEQYTFEELKALSDKFGNVLRKYGIQKGDRVFVFMPRTPELYVSVLGTIKVGAIVGPLFEAFMEGAVRDRLEDSGAVAIITTPALLSRVPVSELPALKHVILFGEDGELAEGQISYEKEMEQASADFEIEWVDREDGLILHYTSGSTGKPKGILHVHNAMIQHYQTAKWVLDLQDSDVYWCTADPGWVTGTSYGIFGPWLNGATNVVRGGRFSPQDWYSTIEKYKVTVWYSAPTAFRMLMGAGDELVKQFDLASLRHVLSVGEPLNPEVVYWGMKVFAKRIHDTWWMTETGGQLICNYATMDVKPGSMGKPFPGIVAAIVDDEGNELPPNRMGNLAIKTGWPSMMRRVWNNPAKYEEYFRLEGWYVSGDSAYMDEDGYFWFQGRVDDVIMTAGERVGPFEVESKLVEHPAVAEAGVIGKPDPVRGEIIKAFIALRDGYEESEELLAEIRQFVKIGLAAHAAPREIEVRDKLPKTRSGKIMRRVLKAWELGLPTGDLSTMED